The genomic stretch GAGCGTATTTATATCCATGCAGATGCAAAGAAATGGTCTGATGTTGGCATTAACAGTGTGCTACCCATTCATGCCTATACGAGGTCTGATGCAGCCGGTTCGGCTGAATCATGGGGAGCCTATCTCGGAAAAAATCAGGAAGATTTGCAAGGCATTGGTGTTTTTGGCGACCCGGGAGTTTCGCAAGCTGTGATGAAAGATATTTCTGCTATCGGGTATAATAATATTGTGTATGCTTATGACAGTAAAACAAAAAAACCATTGAAAGGCATTCGTCCTATACCAATAGATATAAATGAAAATGGAATGATTGATCCCGAAGAAAATTTCTATGATAGCCTAGACGATTTGATGTTGGCTATATCTGAAAACAAATTTCCCACCCCTCCTGCCCGCAACTTATATTTTGTATGTGGTGGCCAACCTAAGCGAAGAGTGGTGAAAGAATTTATTCACTGGATTCTTACCGAAGGTCAGCCCTATGTAAAATCAGCCGGATACGTCCATCTTGCCAAGGAGACTATTGACTCCGCGACGGTTAAACTTCAATAAACCCATGTATTTTTTCAGGCGCACTCTTTCCAAATTCATGGGTTCTGTAATGGAATCACTTTCAGCTTTGCTGATCATCATTGCGTTATTAGTAGCCACCGGTCTGCTTCTCAAATCCTTACCGATTCTCGAACAACAATCTATCAAAGACTTGCTCACCTCCTCCGAATGGAAACCACTGAAAGGTCAGTTCGGTTTCTTTCCTTTTTTCATGGGCACCTTGTGGGTAACCGGTATAGCTATTGCGTTGTCCTTGCCGGGTTGTCTGCTCGCTTCCATCTATCTCACCGAATACGCTTCTTCT from Bacteroidota bacterium encodes the following:
- a CDS encoding substrate-binding domain-containing protein; protein product: MNYLFTTLSFCLLLLSSCRNQQNKEEEENPQRELQGTISISGAFALYPVTVAWAEEFKKLHPKVRIDISAGGAGKGMTDALTHLVDIGMVSRKIHDEEIRRGVWFIPVAKDAVLPVMNGSHPQLDELLKKGLKRGDFERIYIHADAKKWSDVGINSVLPIHAYTRSDAAGSAESWGAYLGKNQEDLQGIGVFGDPGVSQAVMKDISAIGYNNIVYAYDSKTKKPLKGIRPIPIDINENGMIDPEENFYDSLDDLMLAISENKFPTPPARNLYFVCGGQPKRRVVKEFIHWILTEGQPYVKSAGYVHLAKETIDSATVKLQ